Genomic segment of Parachlamydia sp. AcF125:
CTTTGAAAGCTTGGATAAGAGCGGCTAACGCTTCTTTAGAAAACTCATATTCTTGCTCTGCTAGTGCTCCTAGAGCACTAGCAGCATAACCTTTAGTCACTCTATCACCTTCCTTAAATGCTTGGATGAAAACTACTAATGCTTTTCTAGAAAGTTCATATCCTTGTTTTGCTATTGTTTTTAGGACACTAGCTGCAGACCTTTTAGTTGTACTATCGTCTTCTCTCAAAAGTTGGATGAGAGCGGTTAATATTTCTTCCGGAAGTTCATCTTTTTGCTTTGCTACTGCTTTTAAAGCATCAGCAGCACAAATTTTAGTCTTCCTACTACCTTTTCTCAAAAGGTGGATGAGAGCGATTAGTATTTCTTTCGGAAACTCATCTTCTTGCTCTGCTATTGCTTTTAAAGCATTAGCAGCACAAATTTTAGTCTTCCTATTGCCTTTTCCCAAAGCCTGGATGAGAACTGATAGCATTTCTTTCGGAAGCTTACATCCTTGTTTCGCTATTGCTTCTAGAGTATTAGCAGCACAAATTTTAGTTTTCCTATCGCTTTCTTTCAAAGCCTGGATGAGAGCTGCTAGTACTTCTCTAGAAAGCTCATATCCTCGTTTTGCCATTGCTTTTAGAGCACTCGCAGCATAAGCTTTAGTCTCTCTATCGCCTTCTTTCAAAGCCTGGATGAGAACTGCTAGCATTTCTTCCGGAAACTCACTTCCTTGTTTTGCTGTTTCTATTAACCAAAAAACATTTGCTATTTCTTTTAAACCAAAAATAGCAAAAGTTTTATTCTCTTCATCATCTTCTTCTTTAAGAACTTGTATAAGAGCAGCTAACACTTCTTTCGAAAGCTCCCTTTCTTGTTTTGCTATTTCTTTTAAACCAAAAACAACAGAATTTTTATTCTCTTCATCATCCTCTTCTTTAAGAACTTGAATGAGAGCGGCTAGTACTTCTTTCGAAAGCTCACTTCCTTGTTTTGCTATTTCTTTTAAAACAAGAGCAGCAGAAGTTTTAGCCTTTTCATCATCTTCCTTAAGAACTTGAATGAGGGCAGCTAGCACTTCTTTCGAAAGCTCACTTCTTTGTTTTGCCATTGCTTTTAGGGCACTAACAGCAGAGCCTTTAGCCCAGCTATTGCCTTCTTTTAAAGTCTGTATGAGAGCTGCTAAAGCTTCTTTCGGAAGCTCAGCTCCTCGTTCTACCATTGCTCTTAAGACATCAGCAAAAGAGCCTTTAGCCCAACTATCGCCCTCTTTAAGAGCTTGGATGAGAGCTGCTAAGGCTTCTTTCGGAAGTTCAACTCCTCGTTCTACCATTGCTCTTAAGACATCAGCAAAAGAGCCTTTAGCCCAACTATCGCCCTCTTTAAGAGCTTGGATGAGAGCTGCTAAGGCTTCTTTCGGAAGTTCAACTCCTCGTTCTACCATTGCTCTTAAGACATCAGCAGCAGAGCCTTTAGCCCAACTATCGCCCTCTTTAAGAGCTTGGATGAGAGCTGTTAAGGCTTCTTTCGGAAGTTCAACTCCTCGTTCTACCATTGCTCTTAAGACATCAGCAGCAGGACCTTTAGTCTCTCTATCGCCTTCTGTTAAAGCTTGAATGAGAGCAGCTAGCATTTCTTCCGAAAACTCAGCTCCTCTTTCTAACATTGCTTTTAAGACATCAGCAGCAGAATCTTTAGTCCTTCTATCGTCTTCTTTTAGGGCTTGGATGAGAGCTGCTAAGGCTTCTTCCGGAAGCTCACCTCCTTGTTCTGCTATTTTTCTTAAAGCAAAAACAACATAACCTTTAGTCCCTCTATCGCCTTCTTTTAAATCCTGGATGAGAGCTGCTAGCGCTTCTCTAGAAAGCTCATATCCTTGTTCTGCTATTTCTCTTAAAGCATCAGCAGCAGAACCTTTAGCCCAACTATTGCTTTCTTTCAGAGCCTGGATGAGAGCTGCTAGCACTTCTCTAGAAAGCTTATATCCTCGTTCTGCCATTTCTCTTAAGGCATCAGCAGCATGAACTTTAGCCTTTCTATCGCCTTCTTTAAGGGCTTGGATGAGAACTGCTAGCGCTTCTTTAGAAAGCTCATCTCCTTGTTTTGCTATTGTTTTTAGAGCACCAGCAGCATAGCCTTTAATTTTACTGTCGCCTTCTTCAAAGGCTTGGATAAGAGCAGCTAACGCCTCTTTCGGAAGCTCACTTCCTCGCCTTGCTACTTCTTCTAAAAAATAGATAGCATGCCTTTTAGCATCAGAATCTTTTGTAGGATCCTTAAGGTGTTCAACGATCAACCATACTGTTTCCGAAGCTAAGGTTAGTCTTGTTTCCACAATATATACTAAGGTTTCCCACATATTTTTTCTTGTCTTAGGATCGAATAGCAATTCTCCGATAGTACGAGCTATTTCGGGATGATTAAGGAGGCTTTTATTGCTGAGCAGCCGTTTAAAGTCTAAATTTAGCAAGCAGAGAGACTTAATGTAATCTTTTACAAGCCCAATAAAGCCCATATACTGCTTCACTACCAGAGGATCCTGGCACTCTTCAAAACATTCCGCAATCAAATTAAGCTCGCTACTGACAGCTAAGTCTTTCGGTTGAGAAAAAAGATCGTCAAAAAAGGACTGTAGCGCATCTCTATAGCGCAGATTACGTGAGGCAGTGAGGGAAAGATAGCCGGCAATCATGCGCAAAACGAGAGCATAGCGGGACTCAAACTTGTACTTGCGTACAAATTCCTGGCATGCTTGCCTTTCTCTATTAAGGTATTGATTGGCAACTTTTGAAGCGGTTAAAAATTCTTGGAAGGTTAAGTGGATGAAATACCCTCTTTCCTCATCAGGGATACGCATAAGCCCGCAATCTGCAAGCTCTTTAGATAAAATTTTTTTGCCCCTACAGTCTTCGATTTCTTGCTTGCTTAAATACAGGGTATCGTTTTCCATAGCAACAGCGGCCATTTCCTCAAAAGCGGTAGCAATTTCAGCGACTTCTTTATTTTGGCGCAGATTTTTCTCTGACAAAATTTGCTCTTTAGTTTGTTCGGAGGGGCCTACGCCCATTCTTCTCAACAAAAACCATTGATACATCCGGTTAACTACGCGGGCATAAATCGCGCTCATCGTAAGGGGTTGCTTAGTATCAAAAACCTGGAGATCTTCGTTAAAGAGGCAACAAAGTAAGGTTAAGTTAATGGGAATCTGTGCCAGGCTTAACACCTGGGGAGAGCTGTTTAATAAATGGTAAAGTTTTTGTTTTTTCTCTTCGGCTTGAACATGGTGGAAAAATCTGTCGATATAACGCTTAATGCCTTCCTTATCAAAACCTAAAAGCTCTAACTCACAAGAGCGCTCAAAAGAGCAGCTACCAGGTCTTGAGGTGATCAGAATATGGGGAAATAACCCTTCTATCTGCTTAAAAGCTCTAGCTAAGCTTGTATTTGCTTGGGCTTTTGCTGAGAGCTCATCATACCCGTCTAAAACAAGCAGAGTGTTTTGTAGGAAAGCTGGATCATTGATGCAAGCTTCGATCACCCTGCGATCAATTTTGCCTGCATATTCTCTAGCAATTAGATCAGCTAGAGTATATTCTTTATTAGGGGGATATTTCTCTAGCGTGAAATTTCTTAAAGAAATCCAAAAAAGGCAGGTAAACATGCCTGCCCAAAGCTTCCCTTTTGCCCAATGGTAGCTGATATAGTGACAGAGGGTGCTTTTACCAATGCCAGCTATGCCTTGAATATAAATTTTTTTAGAGGCTACTTTTTTAAGAGTTTCATGTTCAAAAATTTTTTCAATTTCGATCTCTATTTTAGGTCTAAAACTCGTTTCATAAGTCAGAATACGAGCATCTCGTAAATACTCTGAATGTTTATTTAGGGCTTGGTCACGTATTTTTCTTTCTCTATTTTCAATCATGCCTAAACGTACATAAACTTTTTCTAAAGGCATTTCAAATTCGCACCCTTGCTGCTCCTTAATTCTAAAAATAGAAAGGGTATCTTGAGAAAGGTAATAGTTTTGAAGAAAGCTAACCAGCATTTGAGAGCTTAGATTTGCCCGAATTAAAGCCTGTATGAGGGCTTTATTTTCAAAAATAAGCTCTAGTGCCGTTTTTTTCTCCTTATTTGAGATATGTAGGTTGGTCCCTTTTTTTACTAAGGCAGCAATAATTTTGACATAATTCTCCGTAGCTTGATTAGAAAGACTTCCCTCTCCAATGGCAGCTAAATGCAAAGAGGTATTTCCCTCTTTGTCTTGCAAGTCCAGTTCACTTTGGTCTGCAATTTGGTTTAGCAAGTATTCCACACTCTTGGAATTTCCTTTAAATGCAGCTAAATGTAAAGGTGTTTGGCCATCTCTATTTTTAGCTTCTATAAGGGTAGAGTCATATTGCAGCAAAAGCTTAACGATATCGCCGCTATCTTTTGGTGATTGGCAAGCATGATGCAGAGCGTTATTTTGACAGCTATCGAGCTTTTTAAAATTCGCTCCCTTTTCAAGCAGGAATTGGGCTATAGATATAGCCCCTGCCCTACTAGCCACTTGCAAAGGCGTTTCTTTAACTGTCTTTCCTGCTAAGGCATTAAGGTGTAATTGTATGTTCGGTCTTTCGGCAAAGAGATAGATAAAAATGCTTTTATTTTCATGGGCAGCAAAATAATGCAGTAAGCTTTCTTTATTTTTTAACCTTTCCTCCACGCTGCCTAGATATTGATCGAGCGCTTGCCCATCAAAGCTCTCTTTGGGTATATTAAGATTGAGAGATAATTCATAAGCCGTGGCTAAATAAAAGGCGCCATGTAAACGAATTTCCTTCTTTGCTTCTTTTAAAAATTTATGCCCTTGCACAATTAAATCTTTTATGCGGTGGGGACATTTCAATCGCAGCAACTTCTTTAACCGTTTGTTAAGCTCAGTTCCTGACAATCTGGAGGGCGGCGCTACATGATTGTGAATAACAGCACTAGCTTGTATAGTCTGTTGGGCATGTGACCCTACGAATTGGCTATTTTCGGCACTGGCCTGAATGTTGACAAGCCCGGGCTTGGTTTGCAAAGCGGGATAAAGCGCCATGAATGACTCTGTCAGGCTGTGTTCACAGCAATTAGCCTCAAGAGGCCATTGTTCCGATGCACCGCTTACTTGGGATTTTTTCCCGCATACATCTGCTGCTAATTGCCGAGCTGTTTCTTCAAAAGCACCTGCCATAACGGCAGATTGAGAGTAGGCCTGCTGAACCGTGCCGCTTACCCGCGCTCCGTTTTTACCCATCACAACGCTTTTTGCATATTCGCCTAGCTGGCGGCCTGTATCTATAGCAAGCCCTTCAGTAATGGATCCAGGAGGGCAGCTACTTTGAGAGGATTTTGAAGGAGAAGGAGGGATTGGCTGAACAGCCGCGATCCTAACACCCTTATGGTTATTTTTACTCTTAGAGAGATCATAGACGGCTACAATAATATTTCCTAACACAGGAATTAGCAGCGCACCACAGCGGGCAAAGCTTTTTTGCTGTAAATAAGTATAGTAATGGCTTTTTGAAATATTTACTTTTTGCTTCGATGTAAACAGCACGCATTTTTGAAATAAATCAATCAAATTAGTGATCGTACTTATCCCGGGAATATAGTCAGATACTTGGTCTGCTTTTACTAAAAAACTAACATTTATATGCATTGTAGTTGTCTTATATTAAAAGTAACGGAGCGCCTTCTCGTTCTCAGATGCTTTTCTTTTTTAACCAAAAAAATTAGTAGTCACTTGCAATTCAGCTTCTTATTTTCGATAAAAAGAAGTAATTTTAAATCATATTTTAATTTTGATAAAGGTATAACCATCCTTACTGCTATTTCATGGTTTAATTTATACGAATAAATGATGCCCTATTATCGATACGTTCGTTTGCGATCGATTAAAAAGGCTTTATCTTTTATATCAAGGCTTTAAAGCAGCCTCTTTTGGCATTAAGTTAGTTTGTAGGCCTCTGAAAATTTTTCGTTGAGCTGAGGCTATCTAGCTGTTTCCTCCATTCGGCAAGCTCTAGAGGTAAATTTTCTGTTGCTTGCTCGTAACTGAGTTCTATTTGATTATTGGAGATATAAGTGGTCCTTTTATCTGAAATTTGAACTTTTTGGCCTTTAACTGAAAAAGCGTTCTCAGTAAAAAAACAAACTTCCGCAGTTAAAGCAAATGCCTTGCTGCTCATTTTTAATAATGCATTTTTGTTAATTTTTTTTAGAGCTTCTGCAGCAGACCCTTTATTCCAAGTATCGCCTTCTTTGATAGCTTGGATGAGAGCTGCTAATGCTTCTTCTGGAAGCCCATCTCTTTGTATTGCCATTGCTCCTAAGGTACCAGCAACATGATATTTAGTCGAACTATCACCTTCTCTGAAGGCCTGGATGAGAGTAGCTAACGCCTCTTCTAGAAGCTCACCTCCTTGCTCTACTATTTCTCTTAGGGTAATAGCAGCCCAATGTTTAGTTTCTCTATCACCTTCTCTAAGGGCTTGAATGAGAGCTGCTAGAGCTTCTTTTGGGACCCCACCTCCTTTTTCTACTATTTCTCTTAAGGTGCTAGCAATACAACCTTTAGTCCCTGTATCGCCTTCTTTAAAAGCTTGGATAAGAGCTGCTAGCACTTCTCCCGGAAGCCCCTTCCTTTTTTTTGTTATTTTTTCTAAAGCACTGGCAACATAACTTTTAGTCTCTGTATCGCCTTCTTTAAAAGCTTGGATGAGAGTAGCTAACGCTTCTTCTGGAAACCCATCTCTTTGTATTGCTATTGCTCCTAGGGCACTAGCAGCACAAAGTTTAGTCATACTGTCGCCCTCTTTAAAAGCTTGGATGAGAATAGCTAGCGCTTCTTTCGAAGGCTCATATCCTTGTTCTATTATTACTCCTAGAGCATTCGCAGCACAACCTTTAGTCTCTCTATCAGCTTCTTTAAGAGCTTGAATGAGAATGGCTAGCACTTCTTCCGGAAGCCCCTTCCTTTTTTTTGTTATTTTTTCTAGGGCACTGGCAACATAACTTTTAGTCCTTGTATCGCCTTCTTTGAAAGCTTGGATGAGAGTGGCTAACGCTTCTTCTGGAAGCCTATCTCTTTGGATTGCCATTGCTCCTAAGGCAGGAGTAGTGTAAAGTTTAGTCATACTACCGCCTTCTTTGAAAGCTTGGATGAGAGTAACTAACGCTTCTTCTGGAAGCTCACCTCCTTCCTCTATTATTGCTCCTAAGACCCTAGCAATATAACCTTTAGTCTTTCTATCGGCTTCTTTCAGGGCTTGGATGAGAATGGCTAGCACTTCTTTCGGAAGCCCATCTCCTAGTTTTATTCTTGTTCTTAGAGCTCTAGCAGCACAATCTTTAGTATCTCGATTGCCTTCTTTGAGCACTTGGATGAGAGCTGTTAACGGTTTTTTAGAAAACTCACCTCCTCGTATTATCATCTCTTCTAGGGAACTAGCAGCAGAAAGCTTGGACCAAAGATCGCCTTCTTTGGTAACTTGGATGAGAGCTGCTAACGCTTCTTCCGGAAGTTCACCTCTTTTTTCTGCCATTACTCCTAGGGCACTAGCAGCAGAACGCTTAAGCCGAGGATCACCTTCTTTGATAGCTTGGATGAGAGCTGCTAACGCTTCTTCTGGAAGTTCACCTCTTTTTTCTGCCATTACTCTTAGGGCATTAGCAGCAGAACACTTAAGCCAAGGATCGCCTTCTTTAATAGCTTGGATGAGGGTAGCTAACGCTTCTTCCGGAAGTTCACCGCTTTTTTCTGCCATTACTCC
This window contains:
- a CDS encoding ankyrin repeat domain-containing protein; this translates as MHINVSFLVKADQVSDYIPGISTITNLIDLFQKCVLFTSKQKVNISKSHYYTYLQQKSFARCGALLIPVLGNIIVAVYDLSKSKNNHKGVRIAAVQPIPPSPSKSSQSSCPPGSITEGLAIDTGRQLGEYAKSVVMGKNGARVSGTVQQAYSQSAVMAGAFEETARQLAADVCGKKSQVSGASEQWPLEANCCEHSLTESFMALYPALQTKPGLVNIQASAENSQFVGSHAQQTIQASAVIHNHVAPPSRLSGTELNKRLKKLLRLKCPHRIKDLIVQGHKFLKEAKKEIRLHGAFYLATAYELSLNLNIPKESFDGQALDQYLGSVEERLKNKESLLHYFAAHENKSIFIYLFAERPNIQLHLNALAGKTVKETPLQVASRAGAISIAQFLLEKGANFKKLDSCQNNALHHACQSPKDSGDIVKLLLQYDSTLIEAKNRDGQTPLHLAAFKGNSKSVEYLLNQIADQSELDLQDKEGNTSLHLAAIGEGSLSNQATENYVKIIAALVKKGTNLHISNKEKKTALELIFENKALIQALIRANLSSQMLVSFLQNYYLSQDTLSIFRIKEQQGCEFEMPLEKVYVRLGMIENRERKIRDQALNKHSEYLRDARILTYETSFRPKIEIEIEKIFEHETLKKVASKKIYIQGIAGIGKSTLCHYISYHWAKGKLWAGMFTCLFWISLRNFTLEKYPPNKEYTLADLIAREYAGKIDRRVIEACINDPAFLQNTLLVLDGYDELSAKAQANTSLARAFKQIEGLFPHILITSRPGSCSFERSCELELLGFDKEGIKRYIDRFFHHVQAEEKKQKLYHLLNSSPQVLSLAQIPINLTLLCCLFNEDLQVFDTKQPLTMSAIYARVVNRMYQWFLLRRMGVGPSEQTKEQILSEKNLRQNKEVAEIATAFEEMAAVAMENDTLYLSKQEIEDCRGKKILSKELADCGLMRIPDEERGYFIHLTFQEFLTASKVANQYLNRERQACQEFVRKYKFESRYALVLRMIAGYLSLTASRNLRYRDALQSFFDDLFSQPKDLAVSSELNLIAECFEECQDPLVVKQYMGFIGLVKDYIKSLCLLNLDFKRLLSNKSLLNHPEIARTIGELLFDPKTRKNMWETLVYIVETRLTLASETVWLIVEHLKDPTKDSDAKRHAIYFLEEVARRGSELPKEALAALIQAFEEGDSKIKGYAAGALKTIAKQGDELSKEALAVLIQALKEGDRKAKVHAADALREMAERGYKLSREVLAALIQALKESNSWAKGSAADALREIAEQGYELSREALAALIQDLKEGDRGTKGYVVFALRKIAEQGGELPEEALAALIQALKEDDRRTKDSAADVLKAMLERGAEFSEEMLAALIQALTEGDRETKGPAADVLRAMVERGVELPKEALTALIQALKEGDSWAKGSAADVLRAMVERGVELPKEALAALIQALKEGDSWAKGSFADVLRAMVERGVELPKEALAALIQALKEGDSWAKGSFADVLRAMVERGAELPKEALAALIQTLKEGNSWAKGSAVSALKAMAKQRSELSKEVLAALIQVLKEDDEKAKTSAALVLKEIAKQGSELSKEVLAALIQVLKEEDDEENKNSVVFGLKEIAKQERELSKEVLAALIQVLKEEDDEENKTFAIFGLKEIANVFWLIETAKQGSEFPEEMLAVLIQALKEGDRETKAYAASALKAMAKRGYELSREVLAALIQALKESDRKTKICAANTLEAIAKQGCKLPKEMLSVLIQALGKGNRKTKICAANALKAIAEQEDEFPKEILIALIHLLRKGSRKTKICAADALKAVAKQKDELPEEILTALIQLLREDDSTTKRSAASVLKTIAKQGYELSRKALVVFIQAFKEGDRVTKGYAASALGALAEQEYEFSKEALAALIQAFKEGDSTAKKSAASALKEIAKQGGEFPKEALEVLIQVFKEGDKKAKRSAASALKKIAKQGGELPKEAPVVLIQALKAGDSKVKRSATIVLEAIIKQRNGLLEEGLVALIQALKEDDRGIKVWVVSALGVIASQRGELWKEALAALLRAFKEGDAWTKDVVGATLEKIDKNTLLKMSKEAFALIAEVCFFTDSTFSVDPLELSYEQAIEKLPPELALWRKRLDRPTENFQKLSKLT